The Lathyrus oleraceus cultivar Zhongwan6 chromosome 5, CAAS_Psat_ZW6_1.0, whole genome shotgun sequence genome includes the window CCATACAAATATAATGCTACAATGTTGGAAGATGGAAAGGAAATCCCCATCCTTTCCCtttcttctgttgtgaatattgttgGTGTAAGCAGTGTAACCCGAAGTGGTCGAGTATTTGCTTTTGTGCCCCCTAAAAGAATTGAAGATACTCTGGTGGGTAAGCAAGCTCGGATGGAAACTCCTGTTGTGCAGTCTGGCCAGTCCAGCGGTGTAAACCATAAATCTGATCATGATGAAGTATTGAAGTTGATTAAGAGAAGCGAATATAATATGATTGATCAATTATTGCATACCTCATCCAAAATATATGTcttatctttgctgatgaattcgGAAGTTCACATAGAGGCTTTGCATAAGGTCTTGGAGCAagcatatgtagatcatgatgtaACAATTGGTCAATTCGATGGAATTATGGCCAACATTACTGCatgtaacaacctgagctttaGTGATGAAGAATTTCCTGAGCAAGGGAGGAACCATAATTTGGATTTGCACATTTCCATGAATTACCAAGATGATGTTGTGTCTAATATGTTGGTTGACATTGActcttctctgaatgttatgCCAAAGTTTACTTTGTCCAAGCTCTCTTATCAAGGTGCTCCGGTGAGGTTTAGTGGGATTTTTGTGAAAGTCTTTGATGGCtcgaggaaaactgtgattggagaagtTGATCTCCCGTTAAAGATAAGTTCATGCTCATTTCATATTACATTTTAAGTGATGGACATTCATTCCGCCTATAGGTGTCTCCTAGGTCGTCCATGGATTTACGAAGTTGGGGTAGTGACGTCAACCCTTCGTAAGAAGTTAAAATTTGTGAAAATGGGAAGTTAGTGATTGTGGGTGGCGAACAGGCCATGTTAGTAAGTCATATTTCTTCATTCTCGTATATTGATGTTGACGAAGCTATGGGAACTTTGTTCCAAGCTCTTTCTGTCGTTGATAATGTTGTTAAGAAGAATGTGGCATCCATGACTTCTTTGAAAGATGCCTAATAAGTTATGGAGAATGGTCAATTTGTTGGATGGGGTCAAGTTGTTGAACTTGCTGAAAACAAAAACAGAGTTGGTTTAGGCTTCTCGTCTGGTTCAACCCGTAGATATTTGAAGCATATTCAAGAAGTTTTTCACAATGCTGGCTTCATCCACTCCGAAGACCAATTTGTTGCTTCAATCCTTGAAGATGATCAAGAATAAGAAGCGACAAACTTTGTGACGCACGAATTGATGTGCCAGAATTTGACTGTTGTTGACGTTCCCTCTATTGTTCACTTGTCAAAGTAAtatgtttttgttattttcaaaaaaatcctTTCATTATGCCCAAGGTGAAAGCGAATCTATCTGGGTTTATTTCAAGTTGtatcatcattaataaaatattattttgtttatccatattatgttttctctttttgctttttctgaaaaatgacaacataaaaaaccaagataataatcactttttatatTTGCATCATACTTGTGCGTTTATTTTTTCATATTATGAAATTaagcataaaatcattgtgcaTATTGATTATTAAACCGATTGAAAACGATGACTATATGCCATTTCCCAACTTTGAATTCTCTGTGTTTGAAACGGAAGAAGaggatgttgaagagattcttgatgagattttatgtttgcttgagcacgaggaaaagaccattcagcctcataaagaggcattggaagtgattaatttgggttctgaagagaacaagaaagaagtcaagattggggtattgctttgtccagatgttaagaagaggatggtagagcTTCTTATAGAATATGTGGATATATTTGtttggtcttatcaagatatgtcaggtcttgatactgatattgtggagcataaattCATGATTTCCGATATAACTAccaaaaattttaaaatttcGGATATGTCTTCTGGAACTTTGAAATTTATAGTATTTGTCTTACAAAATAGTAAAACTTGTAAATTCACAAAATTTTCGATAACTGCTTAAAATTTACGATACAAAACtggaaatttcaaaatttctgGAACTTTTACAAGGATATCAAGATAATTTTGCTCAAAATGGGGGTGTCAGGTTTAATTGGGGAGTGTCAAGTTAAATGCTCGTGAAAAATAATTTTGCAAAGTGATCATAGATACGGCATGTTatactatttttctttttcataaaCACAAATATTACGTGAAATTTGTGCAACCTGAATTTTCAAAAGCAAGCTTTTCCAAGTTTTTTAAAATACAAATGTGATCTTAACGAAATTTTTACTcaaataacccactttttcaaaaaaaaatcccaaaataactaatttttcagattaattctcaaactaccccactttgaaaaggtggcgccaattggattgacttaTGCACCTAGTGCTGtcaatccaattgttgcatgtGTGTTAGGTTTTAAAGGAGACGTCAATTGGTCTGACACCTATGTGTGTTGTGTAATACTTTTTTTAAAAACAATGTACATTTTAGATAAAAGTCGAAAtcggaccaattgatattaaGATTAATATACGTTTACATACGAATACCATaaagactaatgtcgttgaccggatgacctaaccgacctccggtacCACATCTCCTAACAACCTGAACgcgtggccctaacccacgttgatgattcaccccatgtgtttgagaatttgaggggccaggaacatcaccaccacctGCAGGAGATTGCCTAAGATATTTAGATAAATTTGTGTAGTATTGTGTATGCAATGAAGCGATACCGCCATAGTTGAGTTTGTGACTCATGCGAGAGTACTTGGGATGTGTTTGAGTTATTTGAGGGTGACAGGACGATTGAAaggagacattggtgtgaatgatgcgtcgaggaaaggttgaaatgattgttgtggtgtttgatAGTCATATGACGGTTGCATCATCCATTGTCTATGCTTCACTTGCCTGGTCAAGATCCATTCAAGACCCACTTGTTCATGGTCTATTATGGAGGTTTCTTTGATCTGTTTAGCATTCACTTCAGAGTCTTATATGTTCATCTTTTGCTTGTCTATGTTCATTGGTTCAAGCCCATTTTCATGGCATCACAACTTCCACTTGATTCAATTCATCCCTAGCATTGCATCTGATCATATCCTCATGCCTAGTCCATGCCTAACCTATTTCGTCTAGAAAATGTCATTCATGGCATTTGCATTGCCATTGTTGTTTGGTCCATGAATCTTTGATTATGACCTAGTTCATTATACATCTTGGGCCTTGCTAGAGTTTTTGTTTCATGTTTGGCATTGTTCATCCAAGTTATGCTCATGTCCATTGATTCATGATTAGgtattcatcaagttcatcaCTTAGACTATTCCATGTCATTTTCATTGGTGTTTGGTCCATGAATCGTTGGATGGGTCCTGATCATTGTCCATTTTGGTCCTTAGGTCTTGATTCATTCAAAATATGTATTCATTGATTCATGTTATCATATTCATTTGTTTCAATATTTTTCATATCCATACAATTCATTTCAAACAGTCAATGCATTCACATATCAAATATCATTCCATACAATCACATTCAAAGTCCATACATGTACAAATGCTATAAAAATTGATCATTTTTACAACAGTTGATTTTTGATCAACAATTGACTTTTTATGCGACAACTATaacatttaaaaacaacattcttaaccgattacaacaatcaaattgataTCATTTGGTCCAAACATAACTTCTCTAacatccttatcattttttactCGCACTCATCCACGTAAGGCATAGAATCTCTCGATACTTCAAATTTTTTCATTTCCAGGTATATTTTCGTCTAACCAATGAACCAACTCGCTCTGTAATTGCTCAAAATGACAGATATTCCAAAAGAGCATCTCTATCGGAGACTTGTCTCTCAAATAAATCATTGAACCATATTTGCAATATAATAAAAAGAGATGTGGAAAAATAaatcacacaacacctctatttatacaAAATAAAAATTACGCAATACGCAAAGACGTCAGATCAATTGGCACCTCCTCTCCTTTTTTACACATGaacgccaattggattggcagtATCATGTACATaagccaatccaattggcgccacctCTTTAACTTAAAGAGTTGACGCCACTTCTTTAACTTAAAGAGCAAACGCCAATTCATCTAATGCCACCTCTTCAAAGTGAACTATTTGGAATATAATCTAAAAAATGAATTGTTTTGATAActtttttgaaaaaataaattatttgaGTAAAAATTTCAATCTTAACCTCCTCCAATTCAATAATAGTGTAATAATACACTATACAGGTGTTTAAATTAGATGCAAAATTTACAAGAAAAATAACCATATAAAAAATGTGTACAACATTTAGCATTTTGAACTTGACTTTTGGAATCCTTAAACTAATATTAAACATTTTTTACAAGAGCTCCAGCTGCAAAAATGTGTACAACATTTTGCATTTTGTACTTGACTTTTGGAATCCTTAAACTATATTAAACATTTTTTACAAGAGCTCCAGCGGCAAAAAGAAGATTCCTTCGAGAAAACTGCATCCGATAACAGAATACAAGCATCAAATCATTAGATTGAACCTTATCAACAATATTCATAGATAAACATATAAGCATACAACACTGTATATTTACCCGCAATGCGTTAACCGGAGTAGATTTGGTTGGTAGGGTTTTGAGCGATCTGAGCCTGTTAGCATTCCCATTTCTAATAAAGGAAAAATTAGTTAGTATAAGAACATAATTCTTCATATTTTTCCATGTTAGACAAACTTACTTTTCTTCAATTCTTGAAACCTTAGTGCTCGTATTTACATCCCATAACTTTACGGTGCAATCAGCAGATCCAGATGCTAGAATAGAACCTTCAGAACTGATAAATCCAATCATTTTGAATAGCATTAGTTTGAGGCCAAGATACCAAACGCAAAGATATTAGTTTCCACGAGTATGAAGTTCAATATATTTTGATTGGGTGGGGGGTTACCTGAAAGCTAGTGACCAGACGCATGATGTGTGAccaaccaaaggtgtgacacagCGGCCGCTTGAGAGGTCCCACATCATGATTGTGCCATCTTCATCACCGGATGCCATATAGCGCCCATCAGGAGACATTGACAAAGACAAGACCATACCCCTGTGACCAACAAAAACCCGGACGCACTCTCCACTCTGCACATCCCATAGTCGAACTGTTTTGTCACTGGAACCAGTGGCAATGTAGTTGCAGTTGGCATGCCATTGGACACACTAAACAAGAGCATAAAACAGACAAGCTTTTTTAAATCACCAACCAATGCACAAATTTTCTGAGGCAATCAAGTTgtaaatataaaatcaaatgaGTTGGGAAAACATATCCTAAAAAtacaaattctggaaaaaactAGAATAAGAGAAAGTATTGACTAGAAACTTACATCAACATCAGACAAGTGTCCAGCCATTATTCTTAAGGGCTGTATCCTGTCCATGGACCAAACCCTAGCAGTTCTGTCGTGTGAACAACTGGCAAAATAGTGCCCCATGGGACTAAACTGCATGCatccaaaaaaaaaagaaataaagaacaCGGCCTTCCAAAACATGCATGTAAACAATATCTAACAATCTCACTCGGGGGGATTGCGAAGAAAAATGTACAAGGTCAAAACATATACTAAGCCCATCCTAACCATTTTAGACATCTAGTTTCTAGAGTAGCACGCAGCATACGAAGTATATTGCTATCCTCAAAATAAAAAGCCTGCTAAAGAGAAAGAGCGGGTTTTATAAAAAGCACAGATGTTTTCAGGGAATGGGTAGCCTCGCTGCACTAATGTTTTCTATTCATTGGTGTTGGACTTCCTCCTTTAATTATGGACCTATATCCTTTTGTACTCCTATCCTTTTGTACACTTCTTTGCTTTCGCTAAATGAACTAATTCTCACATGCATACAGAAAGATGGAAGAAAGAACGTGGATCACATTAAGAGGACATTTTGAATTTTTTGTAAAAACTACTATGATATGACTTGCATACATGTGCATGCTTTATTTGTTCAAAGCAAGTGgaaattttttatttaatttaatttttttaattattttattcaAGTATTTGGCATGTTGTTTCAATATTCACACCATCAATAGAAAATTTCAGAAGAAAATGATTTACCTGAACATCCCAGACAGGATAATTGTGGCCCTTGTAACAAACAAGATTGGCATTAAGCTTTGTGCTCCATAAACGAACTGCATAATCCATTCAAAATTAAAACTGATGACAAATAAAAAACAGCCAAAAGCAATGAAACATATTGAGGGCAAATACTAAAAGAAGATAAGTAAACATACCTGTTGAGTCTGCTGACGACGAAAGTAGGAAATCGCCAACAGGACAAAAAGAGGCTGCATAAACCGGTCCTGAGTGACCTTGAAACAGTGTATATTGTCTCTTCCCGTCACTTTTCCCAAGAGTTTGTTCATTTTGTGCCGTATCATTGTCACCTTGTGAAAGAGCTGAAGATGGTGGAATTGATAACAGGATGATTATAAAAAGGAAATACATGAGCATTTGGTAACATAAACTCAGTTTTTGGCTTTGTTCAACAAAACTATCAAATTCTTCTTTAGAGGCCCTGGTGCTGAAATGTTTTAGCAAAAGACATTTTTTTAGCAATAATAGCCTCTTTGGTATTACATATCAGCTAGGAGAACACTATCATTCATTGCatataaaattataaattataatgCCAACTTTAAGTATGGGTATTTATGACACATTGCACAACAGCACAACAATAAAGAAAGCAAAGATCTAATCCTTAAATCTTTTCCCAAAAATTTGGAAACAGAAAGAACATGTTGGCTTCTGTCATATTGCCCAAAAACTCTACTCGAATTTATAAAGTAACTAACCTAACTAATAACGCACTATGAAGGAATAGTTTTAGAAAGTCCTAGCCTGAAGTTCCATGACTAGAAACAAAGGCACTTCATAGAACCTCTTTTTAAATATGATAACAGGGAAAAATTATATATGTAAAGCAACACCGCAGTATCTTTCATTAGTAACTAAGTTGATTTACTCATGTGTTGGTTGTTTTATATTAGGTCACCGAAACACATTAAAAATTAGTCTTTTGACCATTATACTTGTTTCCAGCCACAACCAAGTTTATCAACCAAAGAATGTAACAGTTAGTTTAAACAAGAAATATTGAAATACAAACTTACAACTGGAGGGTTGTTGTCCAAGCTTGGCCATATCCCAAATCTGCACATAGAATTTGGAAAACTTACTAGAAATTCAATCATCAACTAAAATAAAACTCCATTGTAAGAGAGTCTTCTTCTAGAAGGATGGAAGATAGAGAATGTAGAATAAAAAAACCTTTAGTGACGAGTCAGAAAATCCTCCAGCAACCAATGATCCATCATGAGATATTGATGAACAGCTTAAACTGAAATAGTTTACCAAAATATAAGCATTATGCAACAAAAGTCGAACATAGTAAATAACATTGAAAGTATGCAGTAGACATTACCCATTATGTGTATTGATGAAAGTATAAAAGCTAACTGATGGCAGCGCAGCACTACTAAGTTGTACACGGTTCCTTAAATCTTCAAGGATGGAGTGTTCTACCTCTGTTGGACTGCAACGATGCAACATTATTAAACTCAATGGAATGAAGTAACAAATTTACTATTTGTAATTAATAATCTGCACTCAAATGCTAATACCTTAAGTAGGTGACAAAGACATCATACAGTaacaaacaaataaagaaatgaaGAATCTGATCAAATAATAGAGAAGACAAACCCTTCTCATGGCATGAAAAAAGTACAAAAAAATAATCTTATCGTGGAAAACCTGTCAATGTAAGAACTTACACTATCAACCAATTATAATTATAATCGGAAACATTTGAAACCCTTCTCATGGCATATGAAAAAAGTACAAAAAAATATGCTCATCGTGAAAAACCTGTCAATGTAAAAATTTACACTATCAACCAATTATAATTATAATTGGAAACATTTGAAACATTTGACTTTATAACTACTTCTGAAGTCATACATATGATTGGTTGTGATTTGTTTACAGTGTAAACCGTTTTACATTGAGTGTATCAAAACTAACTCTATTTCAATAATCATTAACTGTTTTAGAATAGTGTTGCTAATGCTGATTCTGCAATTCATAATGAAAACAAAAATGAGCATAGTGGCTTGATTGCTTTCTGCTTGAATATAAACTCTAGAATTTTAAGTGTAAAATAAAGACTTAGACTTGAAAGCATACATTGTGGGCAAGGGGAGTTCTGGTTTAACTCGAGGAGCTGCTGATACAGTGCTAACTTCAGGCTTTGCGCTTTTCCCTGTTGCACTTCCACCCTTGtccttttttatctttttgaCTGAAGAACCTTGCTTTCCAACTTCAATTGATCTTTTCTAAAAGAAAAACATAtgaaaataaaagcaaaaaaaaactcaaataaaTGAATTATAGAACTAAATAAGCAAAAATGTCTTCAATTGAAATTCATTTACTACAGATGCCTAAGTTCAAAGATATATAGAAATGGATTACAATTTATAGGTATGTGTGGAAAAAGATATGAGTCAGAGGTGCACTTTTAAAAAGACATACCTTACTCTCATCATTTTCCCCCTCTTTTGTCTCCCCATCACCCTTTTCAGAGTCTGAAAGCAAGGCCCCGGCCTTTTCTAACCGTTCTTCTAGCGAGTCTTCAAGCAACTAACGGACAAACACATTTAGTAATTTACATCAAAAAAGTAATTCACTCAAAAACTAATTTTAAGCACTTTTGAAGCTAGCAAAGCAAAAAATGCAGTTTTTCTTGCTCAACAGCCATATTACCAGTTGAAATTAGCACTATACACCAAGCATGGTGATGGTGCATCTGAATTTGATCCTCGGCAACGAGATATACATTATTACCAATAACCCAATACATTGAAACTAGACCACTTGTACAGGAAAATAGAGGATGAAGGGCTAAAGGTTGAACTGAGGCTGGTCTAAATAGGGTTTTGAATAAGATAAATCTTAGATTAAATTCACAAATATTTTACAACCACGGTCATTAGGAATGTGTTGCTGAATTCAGCAAAAAATGTACTCGTAACATTTTTTAAATTGAAGGCTTCATATGGGACTTGATCAATGTTTCATCCTTTAAATATTTAAATACTTTACAAAATGTAtcaataattaattaaatgaaatattaTCAGGAAATATAATAGTTCAACAATTCATATAGTAAGCACGCAACATTCAATACTGTAGCTTCCCTTAACCAAAAAAAACATTTAAAAGAAATTAATGTGATAATTAATTAGATCTTATGAATATTAAAGATACAAATTAACTTAAAGAAATTCAGGTTTTATAAGTAATTTGCAGTAGGTATAAGTTCAAGGAATATCAATTTATCATTATTTTCTAATGTACCTTATAAAGAAATGCATTTATAATCTTGTATaagtatttatttattttagatAAACATTATATTGTGGTTTATAAATATATATGGACCAGCAACTACCGACCAGCAATTCCCATTTAGGTTTAGTGGTTGCTGCAGCAAAACCAAAGCCATAAATTGGCTTGCCAATTTTCTCACAGATCCAAGGGAGAACTACTAACAATGACATGGCACTACCAACAATGACATGGCAGAATCACATCTATCCAATGTTGCCAATCGGGGATCACAGAAAACAGCAGTTCATTTAAATTTTGACATATTTTGTACTAAATAGCAGCATATGGGAAACAAAATGATTCGTTCAAACTCTGCTACGGTATAGCACTTTAGCCACTATTTAACAACAACGAATCCATCATGTCATCATTTAGGACCACTGCAAAATTTACCAGCTGGTTCGGTCCAATTAGTAACAACTCTTGAGTATGGTGTTTCCTGCAGCTAAATAAGTTACATCACCTATGCACCACTCCATACACTAAAATGACATAAGCATTATAAGGGAACAACTTTGTCGGTTGCCTGAACCCAAGTCACGTGGTTATCTCAACATTCACAGTCATGATATATTTGACATGGAAGAATTAATCAGCTGTGGAGCAAATAAAGTTTTAAGTGTTTTCATGTTATGAAGACACTTTTATCATACCAGGATTTTGCAAAAGTAAATAACTATGTCCATATTAACAAAAACAACATCAGCAAGAAAATTCCTAACTTAGTCAAATTTTGGAGATATAATAATAGCCTCACCCCCCAGTGTATTTCTTTCTGGTTTGTCTGGTTCGCTGCTTCCTGGCTGCTTCCAATAAGGGTAACAGCTTCTGGATCATCGGAAATCAAGCTAGGTTGTCCAGAGGTAACTATATTGCAAAAAATTAAATACGAAGTATGAGTAATAACAAGAAGTTAAAATGAACAGATGCAGCCAAAAGTGAATAAAAGTACCTTGGAAGTTAATATGCTCGTTGACTATACCAAGTATAGTAGTGGATTGAGTACTGTGTAGATGTTGCAGCAGAAGTTCATAGGAATACTGATACAGAATAACCATTATCAGTTTCCTCCATTACCGAAAAATGAAAACACCACAATTATGAAAGTGAAGAGACGAATACAAACATAAACAAAGACTAATAAAGTCCAGGTAAAAACAAGGGAAATAAAGAAGTCATCTCTTGCAGAAAGGTCCATAGATCAAATGTGTAGAACAATTTCATATACCgataaaataaaatagtataaGCTAATCTTCACACCTGCACATAACTTCCACTAAGACCTCACATGAGCCGAATCCACCATGACAAGGGTAAACAACAATTAAAATGAAGATTAGGATGAAAATTATAGTAATCCCATTTTTCCCATATCAATCAATAAGCTAGACCTGATGCTCAAGCTTTATAATGAACATGTGCTTACATTACATTATACTGAGTAGATATATACTTACCACCAATGTTGTGTGACATCAATACCAAATGAAGTGCTGACTAAATCACTATTACCAGAGTTTGTATGTAAGATAAGAGTATGTGGTATGACATTGTATACAATTTGCAACATAGTCACCATGACCCTTTTCTACTTTGTAATCGCAATATATTCCCATCCACTAACTTACTTACATTCTCTCCCCCATTGCCTCACTTCCATCTAGAATATACTCAAGTATCCTATCAAAACCACAATCACAATTCATAGTAATGATTCTTATTTTTCTCCACCTGTCTAAAACATTCTAACTTCAAATTGGGTAGAGGGGCCCAGGTATGACCGTGTATTCTCACTTCTGCTCTCTCAGGCTCACCGTTCTCAGTGATCCAGTATGTGAATGTACCATGATCAGACTCACTCAACATAAAATATGGAACTTTGATCAAtgcataataataataatagtagtagtaatagtaataataataataataataatgatagtGCAATTAACTGCGTATCATGTGCAAGCATGATACAGCACATACAATCAACAAATTGGATTCATTAGCAATAAAAAGGTAGATCAAAATAACAGCTTAAATGGAAAACTAATTGATATATAGTCATTTGCATTGTACTATGGGTATGGAAAGCCCAGGGACATTGGATGGCTAGAGAGCATGGAAGAGTACTAAATTCCCGGAGGCGTCTGACACTAATCCAGTAGAGTAAAAATTTCATTTGAATATGcataaatagaaaagaaaaaattataaGACATTACCTCACATATCTTT containing:
- the LOC127087782 gene encoding transcription initiation factor TFIID subunit 5, which encodes MDEDEILGYVTAYLKKKGFKQTEKVFQEESQQNKSSSSSNTPLEPDIANHLLAFSQLENGPGRYHNGYSRLRTWTYSSLDLYRHELLRVLYPVFIHCFMDLVAKGHIQEARNFFNTFREDHELMHLRDIQKLEGVLSPTHLKEMEFAHSLRQSKFNIKICEYSYELLLQHLHSTQSTTILGIVNEHINFQVTSGQPSLISDDPEAVTLIGSSQEAANQTNQKEIHWGLLEDSLEERLEKAGALLSDSEKGDGETKEGENDESKKRSIEVGKQGSSVKKIKKDKGGSATGKSAKPEVSTVSAAPRVKPELPLPTIPTEVEHSILEDLRNRVQLSSAALPSVSFYTFINTHNGLSCSSISHDGSLVAGGFSDSSLKIWDMAKLGQQPSSSLSQGDNDTAQNEQTLGKSDGKRQYTLFQGHSGPVYAASFCPVGDFLLSSSADSTVRLWSTKLNANLVCYKGHNYPVWDVQFSPMGHYFASCSHDRTARVWSMDRIQPLRIMAGHLSDVDCVQWHANCNYIATGSSDKTVRLWDVQSGECVRVFVGHRGMVLSLSMSPDGRYMASGDEDGTIMMWDLSSGRCVTPLVGHTSCVWSLAFSSEGSILASGSADCTVKLWDVNTSTKVSRIEEKNGNANRLRSLKTLPTKSTPVNALRFSRRNLLFAAGALVKNV